From one Sparus aurata chromosome 16, fSpaAur1.1, whole genome shotgun sequence genomic stretch:
- the foxa2 gene encoding forkhead box protein A2, producing MMLGAVKMEGHEHTDWSTYYGEPECYTSVGNMNTGLGMNSMNTYMSMSGMNTGANMTANSMNMSYVNTGMSPSMTGMSPGTGAMNGMGAGMTAMSAALSPSMSPMTAQPASMNALTSYTNMNAMSPIYGQSNINRSRDPKTYRRSYTHAKPPYSYISLITMAIQQSPSKMLTLAEIYQWIMDLFPFYRQNQQRWQNSIRHSLSFNDCFLKVPRSPDKPGKGSFWTLHPDSGNMFENGCYLRRQKRFKCDKKTMKDPGRKGGDGGSSNSSSESCNGNESPHSNSSSSDHKRSLSDMKASQALSPEHAAASPVSQGQHLMSQHHSVLAHEAHLKPEHHYSFNHPFSINNLMSSEQQHHKMDLKTYEQVMHYSGYGSPMAGALSMGSMAGKPGLDSSSIPDTTYYQGVYSRPIMNSS from the exons ATGATGCTCGGAGCAGTTAAAATGGAAGGACACGAACACACCGACTGGAGCACCTACTACGGAGAGCCCGAG TGTTACACCTCGGTTGGCAACATGAACACGGGCCTGGGAATGAACTCTATGAATACCTACATGAGCATGTCCGGCATGAACACCGGTGCCAACATGACGGCCAACTCCATGAACATGTCATACGTCAACACGGGCATGAGCCCCTCCATGACCGGCATGTCACCCGGCACCGGAGCCATGAACGGCATGGGCGCAGGCATGACGGCCATGAGCGCAGCCCTGAGCCCCAGTATGAGTCCCATGACCGCGCAGCCCGCATCCATGAACGCCCTGACATCTTACACCAACATGAACGCCATGAGCCCCATATACGGACAGTCGAACATCAACAGGTCCAGAGACCCTAAGACCTACCGCCGGAGCTACACGCACGCCAAACCCCCATATTCCTACATTTCCCTCATCACCATGGCCATCCAGCAGTCTCCCAGCAAGATGCTGACACTGGCCGAGATCTACCAGTGGATAATGGACCTCTTCCCTTTTTACCGACAGAACCAGCAGCGCTGGCAGAACTCCATTCGCCACTCTTTGTCGTTCAATGACTGTTTCCTCAAAGTGCCCAGGTCGCCGGATAAACCCGGGAAGGGCTCCTTTTGGACTCTCCACCCGGACTCCGGGAACATGTTCGAGAACGGCTGCTACCTGAGGAGGCAGAAGCGCTTCAAGTGCGACAAGAAAACCATGAAGGATCCCGGACGCAAAGGGGGAGACGGCGGCTCATCcaacagcagctcagagagctGCAACGGCAACGAGTCGCCTCACTCCAACTCCTCCTCCAGCGACCACAAAAGGTCCCTGTCGGACATGAAGGCGAGCCAGGCCCTGAGCCCGGAGCACGCCGCCGCCTCCCCGGTGTCGCAGGGGCAGCACCTCATGTCTCAACATCACTCGGTGCTGGCGCACGAAGCGCACCTGAAGCCGGAGCACCACTACTCCTTCAACCACCCCTTCTCCATAAATAACCTCATGTCCtcggagcagcagcatcacaaaATGGACCTAAAGACTTACGAGCAGGTGATGCATTACTCCGGCTATGGCTCCCCCATGGCAGGGGCTCTTTCCATGGGCTCGATGGCGGGGAAACCCGGCCTGGATTCTTCATCCATACCTGACACAACTTATTACCAAGGCGTCTATTCCAGGCCGATCATGAACTCCTCATaa